From a region of the Odoribacter splanchnicus DSM 20712 genome:
- a CDS encoding S9 family peptidase, with the protein MILTFFVCLIGVGGMENVWAGDKTVRDFHEFELWHKLLQYGLSPSGEWAMWRIQAGETTDTLFVRNIVSGKEYKYKETSAPEFSKDSRWIVFSEPTGEDVAAGIAYQVKLVCLADGEEQIFRGIESFTFTSDSKCLILKGKNAGDAVELNLYDLEKKRIKNIANIQEYTVDPTGKYLAYTLKAEKGLSNSLEVLELNDYRLLFLENDKNGYEKLKWTDHGLLFMKVLSDSTGQKQGREIHVVRNIGNRQQVCCFAAEAWADFPANMKISEYYTPQWSADGKKLFFGIAPERYQGESRAEVTADVDIWHWKDQEIQSRQKNRYYLNRSRTYLCVWWPEEKRWRQLADSSLFDIAGISADGAFVLAVDDRPYRPHYRELHRDIYVIQTETGKRTRLLENTILSASFSREGKYVYYFKNKNWWAYDLAKEEYINLTAQVTTGLSDIYYDGPIDIAPSFGVAGWLKEDKAFWFYDEYDIWSVEPATLKLKRLTRGREDKITFRKFQRGVLTPDRNLLLRATGDDGASGIYRFDPKGHHRPLLYGAFSTLRLEQSADKKMNLLGWADNITAPELFVCDENLNRLQQLTHTNLRPSGFIFRKSELIRYKNSQGKELKGALFYPVNYREGQSYPMIVHIYERLSQHLNDFVFPSASDLYNTMNYVLQGYFVFQPDITYEVNRPGESAVDCVTAAVRQVLKREDIDPARLGLIGHSWGAYQTAYIITQTPLFAAAVAGAPLTDMISMYNSIYWESGRSNQEMFETGQARFRLPWWQISRQYICNSPVFQAENIQTPLLMIFGTEDQAVDWSQGLEMYITMRRLGKPCILLTYEGEGHTIGGQMNTLDQTGRVMDYFDYYLKKTVAADWILEGRTYLKKKGEE; encoded by the coding sequence GTGATATTGACCTTCTTCGTCTGTCTGATAGGAGTGGGGGGGATGGAAAACGTATGGGCCGGTGATAAAACAGTTCGGGATTTTCATGAATTCGAGTTGTGGCACAAACTATTGCAATACGGGTTATCTCCATCCGGAGAATGGGCGATGTGGAGAATCCAGGCCGGAGAGACAACAGATACCTTGTTTGTGCGGAATATCGTGTCGGGCAAGGAGTATAAGTATAAAGAAACCTCGGCTCCTGAATTTTCCAAAGATTCCCGCTGGATCGTCTTTTCAGAACCGACGGGAGAAGACGTGGCTGCCGGTATTGCTTATCAGGTGAAACTGGTTTGCCTCGCTGATGGTGAAGAACAGATTTTCCGGGGAATAGAAAGTTTTACTTTTACCAGCGATAGTAAATGTTTGATTTTGAAAGGGAAAAATGCTGGGGATGCCGTAGAATTGAATCTTTATGATCTTGAAAAAAAACGGATAAAGAATATAGCCAATATACAGGAATATACGGTTGATCCAACGGGGAAATACCTGGCTTATACCCTAAAAGCTGAAAAGGGACTGAGCAATAGTCTGGAGGTATTGGAACTGAATGATTACCGTCTTCTGTTTTTAGAAAACGATAAAAACGGATATGAAAAATTGAAATGGACAGACCACGGGCTTCTGTTTATGAAAGTGTTGTCGGACAGTACAGGGCAGAAGCAAGGCAGGGAAATTCATGTCGTCCGGAATATCGGAAATAGGCAGCAGGTTTGCTGTTTTGCTGCAGAGGCCTGGGCCGATTTTCCGGCAAATATGAAAATCAGTGAATATTACACGCCCCAATGGTCTGCCGATGGGAAAAAGTTGTTTTTCGGTATCGCTCCGGAACGGTATCAAGGGGAATCCCGGGCGGAAGTTACAGCAGATGTCGATATCTGGCATTGGAAAGATCAGGAAATTCAGTCGCGTCAGAAAAACCGCTATTACCTGAATCGTAGCCGGACCTATTTGTGTGTATGGTGGCCGGAAGAAAAACGCTGGAGGCAGCTGGCCGATTCTTCCTTGTTCGATATAGCCGGTATCTCTGCCGACGGGGCATTTGTTTTAGCTGTCGACGATCGGCCCTATCGGCCCCATTACCGCGAACTTCATCGGGATATTTATGTGATACAGACGGAGACAGGAAAACGTACCCGCTTGTTGGAGAATACAATATTGTCGGCTTCTTTTTCCCGCGAAGGAAAGTATGTTTACTATTTTAAGAATAAAAACTGGTGGGCATACGATTTAGCGAAAGAAGAATATATCAATCTTACCGCTCAGGTAACTACTGGATTAAGCGATATATATTACGATGGCCCTATCGATATCGCTCCCTCCTTCGGTGTGGCCGGTTGGCTGAAAGAAGATAAGGCTTTTTGGTTTTATGACGAATATGATATCTGGAGTGTCGAGCCGGCTACGCTGAAATTGAAGCGGTTGACCCGAGGACGCGAAGACAAGATCACTTTCCGGAAATTTCAACGCGGAGTTTTGACTCCCGACCGTAACTTGCTGTTGAGAGCTACCGGTGATGACGGGGCTTCCGGAATTTATCGCTTCGATCCTAAAGGACATCATCGCCCTTTACTGTATGGGGCATTCAGTACGTTACGTTTGGAACAGTCGGCAGATAAAAAGATGAACTTGCTCGGATGGGCTGACAATATTACAGCTCCCGAATTATTCGTTTGTGATGAAAACCTGAATCGGCTTCAACAATTGACACATACGAATTTGCGTCCTTCCGGATTTATTTTCCGCAAGAGTGAATTGATCCGTTATAAAAATTCACAGGGTAAGGAGTTGAAAGGAGCATTGTTTTATCCGGTAAACTATCGGGAAGGTCAATCCTATCCGATGATCGTTCATATCTACGAGAGACTGTCCCAGCATTTAAACGATTTTGTTTTTCCTTCGGCATCGGATCTTTATAATACGATGAATTATGTGTTACAGGGCTATTTTGTTTTTCAGCCTGATATCACCTATGAGGTGAACCGGCCGGGCGAATCGGCAGTAGACTGTGTTACGGCTGCTGTTCGGCAAGTGTTGAAAAGAGAAGATATCGATCCTGCACGGTTGGGCTTGATCGGGCATAGCTGGGGTGCTTACCAGACGGCTTATATCATCACACAAACTCCGCTTTTTGCTGCTGCCGTGGCAGGAGCACCTCTGACAGATATGATAAGTATGTATAATAGTATTTATTGGGAAAGCGGACGTTCCAATCAAGAAATGTTCGAAACGGGACAGGCACGTTTCAGATTACCCTGGTGGCAAATCTCCCGGCAATATATTTGTAATTCCCCGGTATTTCAGGCAGAAAACATTCAGACGCCGCTATTGATGATCTTCGGAACTGAAGACCAGGCCGTCGATTGGAGTCAGGGACTGGAAATGTATATTACCATGCGCAGGCTTGGAAAACCTTGTATCCTATTGACCTATGAGGGCGAAGGACATACAATCGGTGGACAAATGAATACCTTGGATCAAACCGGGCGTGTCATGGATTATTTCGATTATTATCTGAAAAAAACGGTTGCGGCCGATTGGATATTGGAAGGACGAACTTACCTGAAAAAGAAAGGAGAAGAATAA
- a CDS encoding TlpA family protein disulfide reductase, which produces MLLIDSRVWLLWLFCCLPWGGIRAEEFAVIKGKIEGKIPVKEVRLMTVENGVPVKYAGTTIAGNGSFAFMFQPAETGFYYLYDGNNYHRMYIKAGDEIQLQRIDGVWKQIGCVGEENRLLAHWTEMERPLKTRSKAEAYGAYFPRFDSVRQEVDRWLEKIIVRDSLFRKQLKETVEFDLLYDFVSYIAKNQQFYESEERQSAYYRQIIGHFPLEDERILQQPYGIQLLRKYFAYKRSFVVRQGEYSLDEWLAEIGSPVLKAEFVLAEIDTASFERFCDYEKKYFSLMQNEEQRLRLCQYKGRPHSILQKGERASNFIFPDTTGQYRSMADFRGKYKFIDLWATWCAPCKAEIPYLQELEVEFQGEEIEFVSISIDENRKKWKEYVREHQLGGVQLWAGDWSRLPEELHVGSIPRFILIDKEGNWVDTEALRPSNPALKKLLKNLLKK; this is translated from the coding sequence ATGTTATTGATAGATAGTCGAGTGTGGTTGCTATGGTTGTTCTGTTGTCTTCCGTGGGGAGGAATCAGGGCGGAGGAATTTGCCGTGATAAAGGGAAAGATCGAGGGAAAGATACCCGTAAAGGAAGTACGACTGATGACCGTAGAAAATGGGGTACCGGTAAAATATGCCGGTACCACTATTGCCGGTAACGGTAGTTTCGCTTTTATGTTCCAGCCGGCAGAGACTGGTTTTTATTACCTGTATGATGGAAATAATTATCACCGGATGTATATAAAAGCAGGAGATGAAATACAACTTCAGAGAATCGATGGGGTTTGGAAACAGATAGGTTGTGTCGGTGAAGAAAATCGTTTGTTGGCACACTGGACAGAAATGGAACGCCCTTTGAAAACACGTTCCAAAGCAGAAGCGTACGGTGCCTATTTCCCCCGCTTCGATTCGGTCCGGCAAGAGGTGGACCGGTGGCTGGAAAAAATAATTGTCCGGGATTCCCTTTTCCGGAAACAGTTGAAGGAAACGGTCGAATTTGATCTGTTGTATGATTTTGTTTCTTATATTGCTAAAAATCAACAATTTTATGAATCCGAAGAACGACAATCGGCCTATTATCGGCAGATCATCGGACATTTCCCTCTTGAAGATGAACGTATCCTGCAACAACCATACGGCATTCAGTTGCTTCGGAAATATTTTGCTTACAAAAGGAGTTTTGTTGTACGTCAGGGAGAATATTCGCTCGATGAGTGGTTGGCTGAAATCGGATCTCCGGTATTGAAAGCCGAATTTGTGTTGGCTGAAATAGATACCGCTAGTTTCGAGCGGTTTTGTGATTACGAAAAGAAGTATTTTTCTCTGATGCAAAATGAGGAACAGCGGCTGCGATTATGCCAGTATAAGGGACGTCCTCATTCCATACTACAAAAAGGAGAACGGGCTTCGAATTTTATCTTTCCCGATACTACCGGGCAATATCGTTCTATGGCCGATTTCCGGGGGAAATATAAGTTTATCGATCTTTGGGCGACCTGGTGTGCCCCCTGTAAAGCCGAAATTCCTTATTTACAAGAGCTGGAGGTTGAATTTCAGGGGGAAGAGATTGAATTTGTCAGTATCTCCATAGATGAAAACAGGAAAAAATGGAAAGAATATGTTCGGGAGCATCAGTTGGGAGGGGTGCAATTGTGGGCCGGTGATTGGAGTCGTCTTCCGGAAGAGTTACACGTCGGTTCTATACCCCGGTTTATTTTGATCGATAAAGAGGGTAATTGGGTAGATACCGAGGCACTCCGGCCTTCTAATCCTGCATTAAAGAAATTATTGAAGAATCTATTGAAAAAATGA
- a CDS encoding PKD-like family lipoprotein, producing the protein MRTVYLFLLALLSVLCWSCYDDQGNYDYHELNRTAVSGIDPVYRCDLLSRLSIPVVIQSEDKDRTYDYVWMYHKSEGSKKIDTISREKDLDWVVWAGPGVYRLIFEYSDKQTGVVNYIESEMIIESKYFRGWYVMKQNGETTDVDFFSPELQNTGLIQKSRGEALAGRPRSLGYIGDYAYLDEEKEAMVKDNACLMVVSEKELQVVRILDLKMVGDFNSLFYEKQSVVAPGKWFGGSDENGLVNDGKVFAIEVRGSPLGAGKFAYAKEGDYELAHLMTKNGTMSPLFFDTKSSKFCTVVRRNPNLVYLDSDDHSKFPEAYPDQEPLYAGFLDEGMWEGGKGYVVMQKKDATKARSILHFDLNCLVSWMSGFLKNRITAIDKIPLENEFTRAECFGMNRTFQMLYFSKGDKLYYYDLQNKQTQEVKRVGGQPAVPAGEKIVMIKHIIFDNNYEAPDEYTNKLVVATGNGSSYKLYLFDTSADKVKDNPEVYQGEGMPSEVMYMSSKMDNVYLCY; encoded by the coding sequence ATGAGAACGGTATATTTATTTTTATTAGCCTTATTGTCTGTACTATGCTGGTCGTGTTATGACGATCAAGGCAATTATGATTATCACGAACTGAATCGGACCGCAGTATCCGGAATAGATCCCGTTTACCGCTGTGATTTGTTGAGCCGTTTGTCTATTCCTGTTGTCATCCAGTCGGAAGATAAGGACCGGACATATGATTATGTGTGGATGTATCATAAAAGTGAGGGATCGAAAAAGATCGATACTATTTCGCGGGAGAAAGATCTGGATTGGGTCGTTTGGGCAGGTCCGGGAGTTTATCGGCTTATTTTCGAATATAGCGATAAGCAGACCGGTGTTGTGAATTATATAGAATCCGAAATGATCATAGAATCGAAATATTTCAGGGGATGGTATGTGATGAAGCAAAATGGGGAGACGACCGATGTCGATTTCTTTTCTCCGGAATTACAGAATACCGGGCTGATACAGAAAAGTCGGGGAGAAGCACTGGCCGGCCGGCCTCGTTCTTTGGGTTATATCGGTGATTATGCCTATTTGGACGAAGAAAAGGAAGCGATGGTCAAGGATAACGCCTGTCTGATGGTTGTGTCGGAGAAAGAATTACAAGTGGTCCGGATTCTCGATCTGAAAATGGTTGGCGATTTCAATTCCCTCTTTTATGAGAAACAAAGTGTCGTTGCTCCCGGTAAATGGTTCGGTGGATCGGACGAAAACGGTTTGGTGAATGATGGAAAAGTATTTGCCATCGAAGTACGTGGTTCCCCTTTGGGAGCGGGTAAGTTCGCTTATGCGAAGGAGGGCGATTATGAATTGGCCCATCTGATGACGAAGAACGGAACTATGAGCCCCCTGTTTTTCGATACCAAGAGCAGTAAATTTTGTACCGTTGTCCGTAGAAATCCGAATTTGGTTTATTTGGATAGTGATGATCATTCTAAATTTCCTGAAGCTTATCCTGATCAGGAGCCGCTTTATGCCGGTTTTCTGGATGAGGGGATGTGGGAAGGTGGAAAAGGATACGTTGTCATGCAGAAAAAAGACGCGACCAAAGCTCGTTCTATTCTTCATTTCGATCTTAATTGTTTGGTGTCTTGGATGTCGGGTTTCCTCAAAAACAGAATTACAGCCATCGATAAGATTCCGCTGGAAAATGAGTTCACTCGAGCCGAATGCTTTGGGATGAACCGTACTTTCCAGATGCTGTATTTTTCTAAAGGCGATAAACTGTATTATTATGACCTGCAGAACAAACAGACGCAGGAAGTGAAAAGAGTGGGTGGACAACCCGCTGTGCCGGCAGGAGAAAAGATCGTTATGATCAAACATATTATCTTCGACAATAATTATGAGGCACCGGATGAGTACACGAATAAGTTGGTCGTTGCTACCGGAAACGGAAGTAGTTACAAACTTTACCTTTTCGATACTTCGGCGGATAAAGTAAAGGACAATCCGGAAGTTTACCAGGGTGAAGGAATGCCTTCGGAGGTAATGTATATGAGTTCGAAAATGGATAATGTATATTTATGTTATTGA